A segment of the Fibrobacter sp. UWR4 genome:
TCCGCCTGTTCTGAACCTTAAGGGGATTGTTGGCGAAAGACTGGTCATTGCGGAAGTCGACGGACAGATGAAAAATCTATCCCTAGGTGATTCCTTGCAATCTTCATCGGAAACTAAAGCAAAACCGTATGTTGTTCAAAAAATCGCCCGAGACCGCTTAACCCTGAAGTGCCTCCACAAAACATTGGAGGTGATTGCCCGGTGATTGAACTAGTCTTGTGTATCTTGCTGGTGGCGACTATTCTTGCGACAAACTTGCTGAATCTTCCTGGGGGCGTGAAACGGCAAATAGGACGCTTTGAAAAAGAGGTAGAAGAAGTGTACTTGGAGGAGTCTGCCATTATTGCCTGGATGGAACAGTTCCCTGCAGATTACTTCGCTAGGAAACCCTGGAACCTGCAGTTGCCCGAAGTTCAGACAGATGATGAGTTCCCCTGGATGAATGTTTCTGCAGGGAAGGTGACGGCCCAAGTGGGCTCCAGGTTCCGCCCCCTAGGTAGGGATGAATTGCGGGAAGTGGAGGGCCTGCTGGAGGCTCATTTAAAACGGGAAATTCTGGGACGTTCCGATTTGAAGGTAAAGTCTGGTAGCCGGCGTCTTTATGGCCGTGGGGAAAACATAGCCTTGTCTGTTACCGCAGGGGACTTGACGCTTGGGTTTGATGGGGACGTAGGGTCCGTGAACCTCAAATGCGATGGGGATATAAACGTAGGTGGTGTCGCGCAATATGATACGCTTCGTCTTCACGCGTCTGGAAATGTAACGCTGAGGGGATCTGTGAGTGTCGACCATCTGGAAGTCTACAGCGGGGGAGACGTGGAACTGTCTCGGACAGTTTCCTTTTCCGGTGTGGTATACTCCCGAGGGAATGTTTCCCCGACAGCCTGCGCTGACACCACTGGAGTCCACGTGCATTTGATTTCTCAGTACATGCTTTCTCGGGATGGGAATGAACCCTTAAGTCCCCGCTGTATATTGCCCGCTTCCGTGGGGGGTAAAATGCAGGCTCTTTCCTGGAGGCTCAATTGAATTCTTCCCGCGGTTTTACTTTGATGGAGGTTCTTGTCGCCTCTGCAATTCTGTCGATCGGGGCGATGGCCCTAGGCTCCATCTACGTCAACTTCAACCATCAGCGACGTCTGGAGATTCAAGCGGTGGATTCTTATATGCGCTCCATTAACGCAATGGAACAACTCATCAGGACTCCGCCATCCTGCGAGGAAACCTCCCTTCCCATGGTCCCTGTTCCCGGCGTGAGTCGTCTAGCCCTTGTTTCCATCTCTACAGAACAGGGGGTGAACCTTCGGAGGCTTATCCCATGTCGCTGATATGGCGGTCTGGAAATCGCTTGCGGAAACATCAAGGATTTACCTTGATGGAACTTTTGGTGGCCATGGTCCTTGCCGCCCTGTTGTCGCTGACGGCTTTCACCTTCCTGCAGCAAACCTGGAGTTCCCACCACCATCTGGTGGAAAGCTACTGGCGGAGCTCTTCGGTTCTTCTGGATCATATCCGCAGCGCCCATCCTTATGGTCTGGATAAGCGGCGACGCATCAATCCTACGTTCTGATTTTTTTTGTCCGCTACCGGATAACGAAAAAAAGACGCAGTTTTCTGCGTCTCTTTTTAAACACTAGCGCTTGGGATCTTACTTACCCAGGTCCACGCCTTCAACGTGATGGTTTTCGTCCTTGCGGGCCTTA
Coding sequences within it:
- a CDS encoding PilW family protein — its product is MNSSRGFTLMEVLVASAILSIGAMALGSIYVNFNHQRRLEIQAVDSYMRSINAMEQLIRTPPSCEETSLPMVPVPGVSRLALVSISTEQGVNLRRLIPCR
- a CDS encoding type II secretion system protein J, with protein sequence MSLIWRSGNRLRKHQGFTLMELLVAMVLAALLSLTAFTFLQQTWSSHHHLVESYWRSSSVLLDHIRSAHPYGLDKRRRINPTF